ATATCTTGATGACCACTCGTCGAATTGATGAGCAAGGTTTTGGTGCAAAGACGCGAGAGCTTGATGAAATTCGTGGCGACAACCCGCGTGGAAAATTAGAAGTAAATAACATCCGCCAGGCTTGGGAAGAACACGCTAACCGTGCTCTTGAACGATCAGGTCAAGAGGAACGCATTGATAGTCGCAGTTTGAAGGATCAAGGAATTGACCGAGAGCCTACTGTGCATATCGGGCCTAGTGGAAATGCGCTTGATCGTCGTAATGAGTTTTCTGAACGAGCCGAACTCAACAAGCAAATCCGTGATTTGAACAAAGAGCGAGTGCAAGCACTGCGTGAGTTAAAACAACTCCACAAAGAGCAACGCGAATTGAGCTCTGAACTGTCTGAGCTTTACGCAGAACGTAAAGAAGTTGGCCGTGATTTGAAGAAAACGGAAAGGCTCAAAGCGGCTGTTGACCAGGTCAATGAAAACCGGGGCGAAGTGTTCCAAGAACTGCAAGACAAACACTCAAAATATCAGCGATGGCATGACAGGGAAATTCACAAAGCCATTAGCGAGTATCACAGCTTTTCTGCATCTGAGCCGACCAAGAAAGGATGGTTTGAACGGCAGGCGAGGTTTGAACAACGTCAGCAGGACTTTGAGGTAGAGAAGGCGCAAAAGTTTGAGTCGATGCATAAAACGATTTCTGAGCATCGAGCGCCAACGATGGACGACGCTATATCAAAAGCATCATCAAAAGCCGCTTACGAACACAAGATCAAGAAAACCGAAATCGAAGCCAATACGCAAACCGATATTGGTGGCCAGGTAGAGAAGAAAACCTCGCATTACGAGGATATTCAAAAACAGATTTCGGAACGCTCAGAAGCGCGCTCTGAAGTTCAAGACCGTATCAAATCAAATCGTGAATTACTGGCGGAAGTGGAGAAAAAATCCGCCGCCGCACAACAGCAACTCGAATCAAACACTAACTCGTTTACAGGAGGCTCCGTGAACCAAGACACCGAAATTCAACCCGATAACACTCAAGCTCAGATTGATGCTGGTAGCAAACAAGAGGCTGAGTATTACAAAGGAGCGTTCGAGCGAAGGGAAGCCGAGGCAGAGTTAGCGCTCAAGGATCACAAAGAACACTTTGAACGACTTGAGCAGCCTGAACTCGACAATATTGACCCGATTCAAAATACGCCAAGCTCACAAAATGTAGAGGTCAATTCCGAGCGTCAGCAAATAGATTCAATGCTGAATAAGGCTGAAGAAAAGTTAGCCGAAGCGGAGCAAGCCCAAGAGAAGGAGGAAGACGATCTAGGCTACTAAAGATGAGGCGGGGCTGATGTTGGCGCACCAGCCCCTAATTCAACGTCACACACGAGGTTCAATTCATGTTTTTAACGTTAAATCGTTCGCAATATACCAAATATTGCGCGGGAGGCTCTATATGGGTCTAGTCGAGTTTTTAACCCTGCGCGGATTTTTGACTGCGTTCTCATTTTGTTTTTGGAATGGGCAGTATGCGATCAGAAAAGCAATTCAAATTAAATGGCGAGGCAACGTGCCTATTGGAGTGTATTGGGAAACAGACATACCCGCCGAAGCACAATACCTGGGCATGCAACCGCATGGCACTCAAGACTGGAAAATACAGAGAGCCTACCACTCGCTACTTGCAAATTACGGTGCGGATCGTTTGCATTTTGATCGTACCTTCAAATACCTTCCAGGCTTATTGTTGTTAGTGCCTTTGCTTCAATGGTCGTTTACCTGGACACTGAACTCAACCTGGGAGCTATACGAGCTCGTTATGGCTTTCTGGACAAGTTTGGCCGTGTTCATTGCTATTGCACCCTGCCTATCATCATCATACATCTGGCGTTGGCTATTGCCTTCCGTTTTGGTGACTTCGAGCGAAGAAAAAGCCTCGCTTG
The genomic region above belongs to Arenicella chitinivorans and contains:
- the mobQ gene encoding MobQ family relaxase, with translation MAIYSCRVQTISRSKGRSATAAAAYRSGTSIEDIRTGEIHNYTNRNGVETTGIVLPENSPRELNQRENLWNAAEQSETRKNSTVAREVLVAVPHELDKESRQDLIEVYAQHLSDRYQTGVDYAIHEPDAQGDNRNYHAHILMTTRRIDEQGFGAKTRELDEIRGDNPRGKLEVNNIRQAWEEHANRALERSGQEERIDSRSLKDQGIDREPTVHIGPSGNALDRRNEFSERAELNKQIRDLNKERVQALRELKQLHKEQRELSSELSELYAERKEVGRDLKKTERLKAAVDQVNENRGEVFQELQDKHSKYQRWHDREIHKAISEYHSFSASEPTKKGWFERQARFEQRQQDFEVEKAQKFESMHKTISEHRAPTMDDAISKASSKAAYEHKIKKTEIEANTQTDIGGQVEKKTSHYEDIQKQISERSEARSEVQDRIKSNRELLAEVEKKSAAAQQQLESNTNSFTGGSVNQDTEIQPDNTQAQIDAGSKQEAEYYKGAFERREAEAELALKDHKEHFERLEQPELDNIDPIQNTPSSQNVEVNSERQQIDSMLNKAEEKLAEAEQAQEKEEDDLGY